In the genome of Arabidopsis thaliana chromosome 4, partial sequence, the window TCTACAATACAAAGAGTAGACACAATTATAGATTCAATTCCTCAAGAAGAACACATCTCAAAGTATTTAGCTCAAGGTTTTACCAGTTTGAAATGGCGGTACGCCGCTCAGTAGGATGTATAAAATAACACCAGCACTCCAAATGTCGATTTCTTTCCCATAGCTTCCCTCTAATACTTCAGGAGCAATGTAGTATTTACTTCCAACAACTCTCTCAAAAGTTTTCCCTgtaaagtttgaaaatatatCGACGAATCAAACTTACTATAAATAGTATACTTGACAATATGATCAAATCTTGAATTCTAAACAAGCTTATGTTATTGAGTATTGACacgaagataaaaaaaattttggctCACCTTCTTTGATGTAAACAGAACACCCGAAATCGATAGCTTTAAGCATAGCATTCTCATCTTTACTAGAGAACAAGAAGTTCTCAGGCTTGAGATCACGATGAACGACATCCAAAGAATGACAAATCTTCACAGCATTCACAATAGACCTAAAGATTCCAGCAGCATCTTTCTCAGAGTAATAGCTATGAGACTTGACCAAAGCATCGATCTTGTCGAATAACTCACCACCACCACACAATTCCATTACAATGTGTATAGAATTATTATCTTCGTAGGAACCTTTGATCTGTACGATGTTAGGCTGTCCTGAAACATGATCCATGATTTGAATCTCTGTCTTCacagcttctttttcttcttcgctgCTTAGAGTTCTCTTAGGTATGGATTTGCAAGCGTAACTCTTTCCTGTTGAATTCTCTTTGCACAAGTATGTTGTTCCGAAATTACCTTTGCCTAGTTCGTCACCGAAGCTATAGTGCTTCTTGATATCTTCCAATGGCTTCCCAAGAATCGTCTCTTGCTTTTGATCCGAGACGATATCAGAAGCTGTTAGGGGTTTACTTCCGCAGCAATTACCCATGAACCTTGGTTAGattttttctagggttttaggAAGATGAATCGAACCAAGATTGTTAAAATGTAGTAGGAATATTTAAGGAGCTGTGGTTTTGTGATGAACATCTCTTTGGCTGGAGTCATATAAATGGTGAatgtgttgttttgtttttgttttttttccgcCCGATTTTAATTAGAGTTCAAACGAAGCAAAAATGAGAaatgttgtttacataagTGATATAAATCGGTTCAATGCGAATATTTCGCGCCAAATTATCCGCTTTTACATTTGCATTACGAAAAATGTTCTTTTGGTCTTTTAAATTCGTTTTTGGTctttaaatattcaaaatttatgttGGTAAGTTTACTAAGTCCTCCAAGACTTTATTAGACGACTTTTGTGTATAAAACCGAAAGTATAAAATGTAGGAATTATGAGCTGGAATTTGAGTTGTATACTTGTATTAATAAAATACTGACTTGGTctttaaatattcaaatttatagTATTGGTCATTGGTTGTTTAACTTGTTTTTGTCAACGTTAATATTGGTccttaaaataatttcattttgtcGTTTAATCTAATTGGTGtgtttttcttgcttctttatttattagtactgtaatttattctttaattGACAGATTGATCTTAAAAATGCTTCTTTCGTGCATCCCACGTATATTGAACATCCAGATTTATAATTACAAACagataaccaaacaaataaattaaataataaactcttgaaaatatcttaaaatctttataggCTAAATGATACAAAGCGTGTGACGTTCATAGACTGATACTACTAGCTAAAGGCCCTATATCTCTGAGAGGCGAGACCGACACCAGGTTAGATTCATCTCTTTTGGGAGATGGACCCACACCAGGTTAAATACATCTTCTTTGGATAAGAGATCTCTCTCAATATACCTCGAACCCAGCACCTCTacataaaaaatttaacactgGGCCAACAGCTCGTTGGTCTCCACTCGCTCTTTTTGTATTTGAGAATAACTTTTTAGCTCTTCCTAGAAACAAAGACAACCAAAGTGATAAATACGAATCACCAAAGAACCAAGGAAGAAATGTGCGCAACATGAAGTCACTAAGCTTGAGAAAATCGAATCTGACATGAAGCAGAATGTGTCTCAAGGAGttgaaacatataaaaagattcaatcaGTGCTTGAGCAGATTATTGGGAGTAGAAGTCACATTGGATTTAGTAACAGTGATGCAACagcaaaatgtttttcttttgcgcCTGAGAACAAGCTACATTATTCGAGGGCAAGAGTATTGATAAGCTAGGAGGCACGTGTGGTAGCTCAAAAGGATTCGTTGAGGCTCGTGAATAAGCaaagagaagcagagaagGCACGTGAAACAGAgttaaaacagagcaagaagaaacagattGTGTAACCAATTGAGAGttgtatataaatagataGAAGAGTATTGAAAAAGTTATGCATTAATGCATGTATAGATGTGTGTGTAACAAACTTATCGTTTGCTAGAGAAGAGTTAAGAAATCTCTTGAACAAATCTCCATTGTTAGAGTTCTTGAGTTTGTATCTTGGATTGAGAAGTGATAAGAGAGATTCCTAAGGAACTATTACTAGCAAAAGATTACACTTAAAGCTCATAAGGATTAAGAAAGTTCTcaagaaagtttcaaaaaaatataagtggATATGTTACTGTTACAAGGAGCTAAGACATGACAGTCTCTCAAAATCAGTTTCAGACTAACTAAGGAGAAGGATAAATAAATCTGTTCAAACACAGAGAAGATAGAACAACATTTTGAGACAGTATATCAACTATGCTCACCTCGGTTTACCCCCGGTTTAGCTCTTCTACTCTGGGTTCAAGAATCGCTTTCGGTTGATAAACCGTTGGGATTTATGCCGACTTGATCAATGGAATGGAAGCAGTTTCCCCTGTGGCTGCGTGCTGCCACTTCTCATCATCGCGCAAAATTCTTCAAAGTTTATTCTTCCATCCTGTAACATAGTTCATTACAAGGTTTCAAGAACCAGTTTAATGTTTGAGATGTTGGCTTATATGTTAGAGAGTGCAACTTACATTGTCGGTATCAACTTCGGATATAACTTCTTTGATGCTAGCTTCATCTCCCATTCCATATTCCTTCATGGCACTTTCCAACTCATCTCTAGTTATGTGCCTGTTGTATAACCAAGCCATTATTAACATTGGTGCATGATAATAGTT includes:
- the CPK22 gene encoding calcium-dependent kinase-like protein → MGNCCGSKPLTASDIVSDQKQETILGKPLEDIKKHYSFGDELGKGNFGTTYLCKENSTGKSYACKSIPKRTLSSEEEKEAVKTEIQIMDHVSGQPNIVQIKGSYEDNNSIHIVMELCGGGELFDKIDALVKSHSYYSEKDAAGIFRSIVNAVKICHSLDVVHRDLKPENFLFSSKDENAMLKAIDFGCSVYIKEGKTFERVVGSKYYIAPEVLEGSYGKEIDIWSAGVILYILLSGVPPFQTDAEIKECRLDFESQPWPLISFKAKHLIGKMLTKKPKERISAADVLEHPWMKSEAPDKPIDNVVLSRMKQFRAMNKLKKLALKVIAEGLSEEEIKGLKTMFENMDMDKSGSITYEELKMGLNRHGSKLSETEVKQLMEAADVDGNGTIDYIEFISATMHRHRLERDEHLYKAFQYFDKDGSGHITKEEVEIAMKEHGMGDEANAKDLISEFDKNNDGKIDYEEFCTMMRNGILQPQGKLVGIHI
- the CPK22 gene encoding calcium-dependent kinase-like protein (calcium-dependent protein kinase 22 (CPK22); FUNCTIONS IN: in 6 functions; INVOLVED IN: protein amino acid phosphorylation, N-terminal protein myristoylation; LOCATED IN: cellular_component unknown; CONTAINS InterPro DOMAIN/s: EF-Hand 1, calcium-binding site (InterPro:IPR018247), Serine/threonine-protein kinase domain (InterPro:IPR002290), Calcium-binding EF-hand (InterPro:IPR002048), EF-hand-like domain (InterPro:IPR011992), EF-hand (InterPro:IPR018248), Serine/threonine-protein kinase-like domain (InterPro:IPR017442), Serine/threonine-protein kinase, active site (InterPro:IPR008271), Protein kinase-like domain (InterPro:IPR011009), Protein kinase, catalytic domain (InterPro:IPR000719), EF-HAND 2 (InterPro:IPR018249), Calcium-dependent protein kinase (InterPro:IPR020642), Calcium/calmodulin-dependent protein kinase-like (InterPro:IPR020636), Tyrosine-protein kinase, catalytic domain (InterPro:IPR020635); BEST Arabidopsis thaliana protein match is: calcium-dependent protein kinase 21 (TAIR:AT4G04720.1); Has 128215 Blast hits to 115900 proteins in 4387 species: Archae - 146; Bacteria - 12831; Metazoa - 47241; Fungi - 17786; Plants - 26994; Viruses - 481; Other Eukaryotes - 22736 (source: NCBI BLink).) produces the protein MGNCCGSKPLTASDIVSDQKQETILGKPLEDIKKHYSFGDELGKGNFGTTYLCKENSTGKSYACKSIPKRTLSSEEEKEAVKTEIQIMDHVSGQPNIVQIKGSYEDNNSIHIVMELCGGGELFDKIDALVKSHSYYSEKDAAGIFRSIVNAVKICHSLDVVHRDLKPENFLFSSKDENAMLKAIDFGCSVYIKEGKTFERVVGSKYYIAPEVLEGSYGKEIDIWSAGVILYILLSGVPPFQTGIESIIVSTLCIVDAEIKECRLDFESQPWPLISFKAKHLIGKMLTKKPKERISAADVLEHPWMKSEAPDKPIDNVVLSRMKQFRAMNKLKKLALKVIAEGLSEEEIKGLKTMFENMDMDKSGSITYEELKMGLNRHGSKLSETEVKQLMEAADVDGNGTIDYIEFISATMHRHRLERDEHLYKAFQYFDKDGSGHITKEEVEIAMKEHGMGDEANAKDLISEFDKNNDGKIDYEEFCTMMRNGILQPQGKLVGIHI
- the CPK22 gene encoding calcium-dependent kinase-like protein, yielding MGNCCGSKPLTASDIVSDQKQETILGKPLEDIKKHYSFGDELGKGNFGTTYLCKENSTGKSYACKSIPKRTLSSEEEKEAVKTEIQIMDHVSGQPNIVQIKGSYEDNNSIHIVMELCGGGELFDKIDALVKSHSYYSEKDAAGIFRSIVNAVKICHSLDVVHRDLKPENFLFSSKDENAMLKAIDFGCSVYIKEGKTFERVVGSKYYIAPEVLEGSYGKEIDIWSAGVILYILLSGVPPFQTGIESIIVSTLCIVDAEIKECRLDFESQPWPLISFKAKHLIGKMLTKKPKERISAADVLEHPWMKSEAPDKPIDNVVLSRMKQFRAMNKLKKLALKVIAEGLSEEEIKGLKTMFENMDMDKSGSITYEELKMGLNRHGSKLSETEVKQLMEAVSADVDGNGTIDYIEFISATMHRHRLERDEHLYKAFQYFDKDGSGHITKEEVEIAMKEHGMGDEANAKDLISEFDKNNDGKIDYEEFCTMMRNGILQPQGKLVGIHI